One Anatilimnocola floriformis genomic window, TTTCAAAAAAACTACGTCGCCGCGTGGTCGCGCGGGGGCCTCGTTCGCGTTGCTTGTGCTGGGTCATGTTGCTGCTCCGATTCTGCCGAATGTTCCGTAGAGAAGATCGTCAGCCAGACTGCTGACAAAAAGAGATGGCAGGCCGCTGACAAACCTTTCAGCAACTCCTGCAAAAAGTGTGTGCGGTTGTCAGCCAAGATCGCAGCGGAGTATGTTGCCACCGATGGACTTCAACCGATTGCAAGCCGCTTATGAAACCGCCCGCGCCGATCTGCTCGCGGCCCGCGGTCCGCATGGCCATTGGGAAGGCCGGCTCGCCAGTTCCTCTCTCTCGACCGCCACAGCAATCAGCGCGCTGGCCATCGTCGCGCGGGAAACGAATGATGCGGAACTACAACCGCTCATCGACGCCGGCGTGAAATACCTGGCCCGTCAGCAGAACGAAGACGGCGGGTTCGGCGATACCGACAAGAGTCACTCGAACATCGCGACGACGTATCTCGTTATCGCTGCCGTGCATCTCGCCCAGCGCGAAGCAGAGTTCGCCGAGCTACTGTCGCGGGCTTGGAAATACATCGAGAGCAAAGGGGGAATTTCCGGCCTGAAGAAACGCTACGGCATCGACAAAACCTTTGTCGTGCCGATCATGACGAACCTCGCGCTGGCTGGTTTGTGCGACTGGAAAGAGATTTCGCCGCTGCCGTTCGAGCTCGCTTGCATTCCGCAAAGTTGGTATCGCTTCGCGCAGATGCCGGTCGTGAGTTATGCGATTCCCGCACTCGTCGCCATCGGCCAAGCGCACTACTTTCATCGCCAGCCGTGGAATCCCTACTCGCGTTTCGTGCGCGGCTGGTGCGTAGAACCGAGCTTGCGCGTACTGCTGAAGATGCAACCGCAAAGCGGCGGATATCTCGAAGCAACGCCACTCACGAGCTTTGTCGTGATGAGCCTGGCCGCGACGGGCCGCGCGAAGCACGCGGTCACGCAGGCCGGCGTGCGGTTTATCAAAGACAGTCTGCGCGAAGACGGTAGCTGGCCCATTGATACCAATCTGGCGACGTGGGTGACTTCGTTGTCGATCAATGCACTGGGCGAAGAGGGCGTTAAGGACATCGATGAACGTTGCTGGGACTGGCTGCTGTCGTGTCAGCACAAACAGCGTCATCCGTTTACTGGCGCCGATCCGGGTGGTTGGGGCTGGACGGATCTGAGCGGCGCGGTTCCCGATGCGGATGATACGCCGGGGGCACTTTTGGCGATTAAATTGAGAAAGGTGGACACTGATCTAGAACCTCGAGATCGCTCGAAACCACCAGCCGCCAACGAGGGAACCCAATGGCTGCTCCGATTGCAAAATCGCGACGGAGGATGGCCAACGTTTTGTCGTGGCTGGGGAAAGTTGCCTTTCGACCGCAGTGGAACCGACCTCACGGCGCATGCGATTCGCGCACTGACTGCCTGGGAATGGCCGATCTACGTGGCCAAGCCGATCGCTCGTGGCTTCGAGTTTCTCGCCCGCAAGCAAAACCCCGACGGCAGTTGGTCCCCCCTCTGGTTCGGCAATCAAGACCATCCCGAAGAAGACAACCCCATCTACGGCACGGCCAAGGTTTTGCTGGCCTATCGCGATACCGCGCGCATGTCGGATCCTGCCGCCCTGCGCGGATTGGAATGGCTAGCGCGCCAGCAAAATGCCGATGGTAGTTATGGCGGCAGTGTCGAAGAAACCGCGCTCGCTTTGGAGGGTTTATTGGCTTGTCCCGATCGCAGCCAGCACGCTGCTGCGGTTAACCGCGGCCTGGAATGGCTGATCGAACGAGTCGAGCGCGGCGAGCACCACCTCAGTTCGCCGATCGGCTTCTACTTTGCCAAACTGTGGTACTATGAAGCGTTGTATCCGCTGATCTTCACCGTAAGTACACTGAGACAAGCGCTGCAGCAGAAGCGTGCCTGACGATAGCGCCCCGCCTGACGCCATCCCGCCTGCGTGATCGACCGACTTTGAGGACCAACCGTTGTCTGATGCCCCCTCAATTGCGAACTCCGATGCCGGCCACGTTCATTTGGCCGACTCGCTGAATCCGCCTGAGATGCCACCCGAGTTGGCCGCGCCCCGCCGCAGCAAACGGCGGCAGACTTCGCATTTGAAACTGGTGCCCGAATCCAAAGAGTTGCGCGAGCACTTGCAAAAGGAGTGCGTCGCGCTGGCGGCAACGCTCGACAAAGCCAACCCGATGACCATCGATCAGATGGAAGTCATCGCGCGGAAGTTGCTCGCCGACAACAATCAGCCCGAAGGTTTCCTCGGCTGGATCTTGGTCGTCCTCAGCAGCGAGTTTTGGCGCGACCAGGTAGCTGCAACCGATCCCGCGCGGCGGCTGTTCCTGCTGCCGCATTGCTTGAAGCATGCCGAAGGTTGCCCCGCCGATTACGACGAGTTCGGTCTGGAGTGCAAAACTTGCGGCGCGTGCAGCATCGCCGATTTTCGCGCCGAAGCCGAGAAGATGGGCTACAAAGTGCTCGTCGCCGAAGGCTCGCCGATTGTTTTGAAGATCATCGTCAGCGGCCACGTCGATGCGATCGTCGGCGTCGCTTGCTTGAACGTGCTGGAAAAAGCGATCGACAAGATTCTGCTCGCCGGCATTCCTTGCATGGCCGTGCCGCTCCTCTCAAGCGACTGCCGCAACACCAGCGTCGATGAAGACTGGGTCATGGACATGATCCGCGTCAAACCGGCCACGCCCGCGCAGCAAACTCGCACCTACGTCCATCTGCTTCGCGCTGCAGCCAATCTATTCAAGCCCGATGAGCTGGAAGTTTTGTTGCCGCGGTTGCGCGGCGGCAAACGCTTGCAGTCCGGCGATAGCGCTGCCGCACTCGATCCGATTGCCGCGACTGAGCAGATCGCGCACGACTTTCTCGCCAAGGGCGGCAAGTACTCGCGGCCGTTCATCACGCTCGCGGTGCACGACGCGCTGACCGGCGGCCACGGCACGCTCGCGAATGGCGCCGAGCATCTGGCCGCGGTTCCGCTGGCCATTCGCCGCGCTGCTATGTCGATCGAAGCATTTCACAAAGCTTCGCTCGTGCACGACGACATCGAAGACGAAGACGCCTTCCGCTACGGCGAAGAAACCGTCCATCGCCGCTTCGGCATTCCCACGGCGATCAACGTGGGCGATTATCTGATCGGCCTCGGTTATCGCCTCGTCAGCAAAGAAACCGCGACGCTCGGCGGCAACGCCGTCGCTGATATTTTGAACTGTCTCGCCGATGCCCACCTCCGCTTGAGCGAAGGCCAAGGCGCTGAGTTGCTTTGGCGTGATGCGCGCGACAAGCGACTCAAGCCCATCGATGCCCTCAAAATCTACGCCCTGAAAACATCCCCTGCTTTCGAAGCGGCTCTCTACAGCGGTTGCCGATTGGCGGGACCGGCCGAAGCCTACGCCGAGCCGATGAAGCAATTCGCCCGCAACCTGGGTGTCGCTTTTCAGATTCTGAATGATCTGAACGACTGGGACGGCGACAACCACAACAAGCTCGCAGCCGGCGGCGATACGCTCGGCGGCCGGCCAACGGTTCTCTGGGCTCTCGCGATCGAAGGGCTGAACGCGTCGAAGCAGGAAGAGCTGTTGTCGCTGGTTACGAATTCGCAACTCGATGGTCCAGCTCGTCTGGCCCGTGTGCGGCAGTTGTATAACGAAGCTGGGGCCTTTGAAAAAGCGGCCCGACTGATCGACAAGCATCGCGAGCGGGCCGAAGCGATCGCCGACGAAATTCAGCCGGAAGAACTTCGCCGCCTGCTCTACTATCTAATCGACAGCGTGCTCGATCACTCGTCTGCCGCGAGTGCACCGCCGCCGGTTCTGCAAATCACGCCGCAAATCAATCCGCAGAAGTAACGACGGGTCGCGGACATGCCAAGCCACGCCGATGTGACAGCCATTAAGTCGCTGACAGCATTCAAGCAATGGCTCGTTGAAGAGAGTGGCAAGTCGTCGCAATGGTTTGGATGTCGAGACAGCAGCTGCAGCAAATGTCTGCTCATTTCCGCCGCTCCCTCCTTCGAACAGCAGTTTGACTACGTCACGATCCAGCAAACACCTCTCTTTCCCTTGCAGCTGCCGAGTCTCAGCGACGCGCGCAACTGGTGGTTCGACTTATGGGAAGGAGAGATCGTTAGCTATTGGTTTGCACCCGACTTACGGATTCTGGTGGCGGCGAAAAACGCGATTTGGAAAGCCCTTCCTGATTTTCATCTGTTGCGACCGAAGTCCGACTTTGTCGAAATTCCGCTCGACGAGGTGCGACAAATCGTCGGCCATGACGAGATCGAACGCATGTGCAACGAAGTCTTTTTTGTCGGGATTTCGACGCGTGCTTTAGAACTCGCCGCGGCAGGCCGCATGGAGCAGTTCGTTCGCTCAATGAAGATTCCGCAAGCGGCCACACCCGCCAACACCCTTTGATAAACTGAAGTCATGGCAGATCAAGTCAGCGACATTCCCGACCTGCAAGAACTGGCGGCGATTTTCTATGCTGACCTGGCCGAGCTCGGTGTGTTCACCGCCGTCGCGCCGAATAAAATTCCGCAGGCCTATCGTGACCTGCTCGCGCACTATTCGCACATGACTGTGACGGTCGAGCATTACCATCACAGCCCCGTCGATGTCGTCGTGCTCGATCGCATCACCACCGGTCAACACTACAGCCGCAAGATTTTGCTCACCCGGCAGAGCGACAGCCGCGTGGTGCAGTTCGGCATCGTGCGGCTCGACTTCAACACCGTGAGTCCTGCCGTTCGCGACGAGATCCGCCAGGAACAAACGCCGCTCGGCCGCGTGCTGATCAAGCACAACGTGCTGCGCGAGGTCGAGCTCAAGCAGATCTATCGCATCACCTGTGGCGCGGAGCTGGCGCAGCATTTTCAATTGCCGGTAGGGAGCGAAGTCTTCGGCCGCACTGCCCTGATTTACTGCGATGGCGAACCAGCAGTGGAACTGCTGGAAATCGTCGTTTCTTAAGCGTTCCTGCCGCGATTAAACCGTAGCAGGTTGCAATGCGGGACTTTCGTTCTTCTTCGCAGCAAAGCGATCCTGGAGGGATTGAACCTCCATCGATTCGTGACGCAGGGCCTCCATCGCTTTAACGGCTGCTTCAGCGGCCTGGATGGTGGTGATGCAGGGAACGCCCAGCTGCACGGCGGCGGCGCGGATGCGGCCTTCGTCGGTGCGGGCACCCTTGCCACTGGGCGTGTTGATGACCAGCGTGATCTGGCCGTCGTTCAAATGGTCGAGCAAGTTCGGTCGGCCTTCGGCGATCTTCTTCACTTGCGTGACTGGAATGCCGGATTCCTGCAGTCGGCGGGCGGTCCCTTCCGTGGCAACTAACTCATGGCCCAACGTGCTCAGCCGCCGCGCGAGATCGACGACGGCTTCCTTGTGGCGGGCCGAGACGCTGACAAAGATGCACCCCTTCGTCGGTAGCAACGTGCCAGCCGCAAGTTGACCCTTGGCAAAGGCGATGCTGAAACGCTCGCTGATGCCCATCACTTCGCCCGTGCTCCGCATTTCGGGGCCGAGCACAATATCGACGCCCGCGAACTTGCGGAACGGGAAGACGCTTTCCTTGACGCTGACCGCGGCGGGAATCGGCTCGCGCGTGATGCCCAGGTCAGGCAGCGACACCCCGGTCATCACCTTGGCCGCGACCTTGGCGACGGGCATGCCGGTGGCTTTGGCGACGAAGGGAACCGTGCGGCTCGCACGAGGATTCACCTCGAGCACATACACGGCCATCTTGCCTTCTTCCTTCTTCACCGCAAACTGCACGTTCATCAAACCAATAACTCGCAAGTGCCGAGCCATGGCAGCCGTGGCTTCGCGAATCTCTTGCACCACCGGACCAGGCAAGCTGTAGGGCGGAATTGCACAGGCCGAGTCGCCCGAGTGGACGCCGGCTTCTTCGATGTGCTCCATGATGCCGCTGATGATCACATTTTCGCCGTCGCAAATGCAGTCAACGTCGACTTCGGTGGCATCCTCGAGGAAACGGTCGATGAGAACCGGCTTATCCTGCGCGACGACAAAGGCTTCGGCGACAAAGCGTTCGAACTGCGTGTGGTCGTAGCAGATTTCCATCGCCCGGCCGCCGAGCACGAAGCTGGGACGAACGAGGCAAGGGAAGCCGATGCGGACAACTTCCGCGCGGGCTTGATTCATGTTGCGGGCGATACCGTTGGCCGGCTGCTTCAAGCCGAGCTCGTTCAGAATCTTGGCAAACTTCTCGCGGTCTTCAGCTGCTTCGATGGTATCGACGCTGGTGCCGATGATCGGCACGCCGGCGTTGTGCAAAGCGCGCGAGAGGTTCAGCGGCGTCTGACCACCAAACTGCACAATCACGCCGATTGGGTTGATGCGATCGAAGATGTTGAGGACGTCTTCGGTCGTGAGAGGTTCGAAGAACAGCAGATCGCTGGTGTCGTAGTCGGTGCTGACGGTTTCCGGGTTGCTGTTGACCATCACCGATTCGATGCCGAGTTCGCGGAGAGCAAAGCTCGCATGGCAGCAGCAATAATCGAACTCGATCCCCTGGCCAATGCGGTTCGGGCCGCCGCCGAGAATCATGATCCGCTTTTTATCGGGCTTGGCGGCCGGCACTTCGTCTTCCTGCTCGTAGGTCGAGTAGAAGTAGGGCGTGTAAGCTTCGAATTCGGCGGCGCAAGTATCGACTGCCTTGTACGTGGGGATGATGTTGCGGCCCTTGCGATTGGCGCGAACATCCATCTCGGTGACGCCCCACAGCGTGGCCAGCTGACGGTCGGAAAATCCGAACTGCTTCGCTTCGCGGAGCGTGGCGTCGTCGCAATTGCTCACGCTGCCGATCGCGCGGAGCTTGTCTTCCATCTGCACGATGGCGTACAGCTGATCGAGGAACCACGGATCGATGTTGGTGATTTGATACAACTCGGCCGGGCTCATGCCGCTTTTGATCGCATACCGCAAGTGCCACACGCGATCAGCGTTCGGCACGGCGAGCTTGCCGCGGATGTCGTCGTTCGATGGTTGATGCGGCGTGCCCCACAAATCCTTGCTGTCGCAACCAAAGCCGAACGCGCCGACCTCGAGACCACGCAGGGCCTTTTGAAACGACTCCTTGAACGTGCGGCCGATGGCCATCGTTTCGCCGACGCTTTTCATTTGCGTCATGAGCGTGGCGTCGGCTTCGGGGAATTTTTCGAAAGCGAAGCGTGGGATCTTCGTCACGACATAATCGATGGCAGGTTCGAAGCAGGCCAACGTCTTGCGAGTGATGTCGTTGGCCAGTTCGTGCAGGCGGAAACCAACCGCAAGCTTGGCGGCGATCTTGGCGATGGGAAAGCCCGTCGCTTTGCTGGCGAGCGCGCTGGAGCGACTCACGCGCGGATTCATTTCGATGACAATCATCCGGCCGTTTTTCGGATTGATCGCAAATTGAATGTTCGAGCCGCCGGTCTCGACGCCGATCTCGCGAATAACGGCGATGCTCGCATCGCGCATCCGCTGATATTCTTTGTCGCTCAGCGTCTGGGCCGGCGCGACCGTGATCGAGTCGCCGGTGTGGACGCCCATCGGATCGAAGTTTTCGATCGAGCAGATGATGACCACGTTGTCGTCCATGTCGCGGACGACTTCCATTTCGTATTCTTTCCAACCGATGATCGATTCCTCGACCAGCACTTCGGTGACCGGCGACAAATCGAGGCCGTTCCGCACCATGCGGTCGAATTCTTCGCGGTTGTAGGCAATGCCCGAACCGCTGCCGCCCATCGTGAAGCTGGGGCGAATGATCGCGGGCAGGCCGACCTCAGCGAGCACCTTGCGCGCGTGTTCGACGGTTTTGACGGTTTCGCCCTTGCACACGCCGAGGCCGATTTTGTGCATCGCTTGCTTGAAGAGCTCGCGCTCTTCGGCTTTGGCGATGACATCGGGCCGGGCGCCGATCATTTCGCAGTTGTACTTTTTCAGCACGCCGTGCTTGGCGAGATCCATGGCCAGGTTGAGACCGGTTTGACCGCCGAGCGTCGGCAAGATCGCGTCGGGGCGTTCCTTTTCGATGATCTTTTCGACGATCTCCCAGGTGAGCGGCTCGATGTAAGTGCTGTCGGCCATCTCGGGGTCGGTCATGATCGTGGCGGGATTGCTGTTGACCAGCACCACGCTGTACCCCTCTTCGCGCAGGGCTTTGCAAGCCTGCGTGCCCGAGTAATCGAATTCACAGGCCTGGCCGATGACAATGGGACCAGAGCCGATGAGCAGAATCTTTTTCAGGTCGGTTCGCTTTGGCACGAGCGATCAATCCTTGGAAATCAAAGGGAACAGGAGTTTGGCGGAGAGACGGGCGTGTTGTTGCTGCGAGTACGCAGATCACACGCTTCCGGGCGATTTCACTCGTCACGAGCGTCCATTATTCGGCTTCAGCGCGCACTCCCAGCGCAATTGCCGCGTGCCGAGTAAAATCTCACAAACTTATCACGTTTTGGCGGCAGCAGAAAGGGGCGGAACGACCGGAGTTGCCGCAGGATTGGACGGGGATTTTCTCGAAGTTGTTAGCTAAGATGAGTTTGCAGGAAAATCCGTTTTCAGGTGATGTGGGAAGCGAAATTCATGATTGCTCAACCGGCAGCAACCTCATCCGGCAACGAGGTCGAACAGGAACTGATTCTGCTGCGCGCCAAAGTGGAAAACGCCCTGCAGCGGATCAGTCATCTCGAACAGAAATCACGGCCGGCCCTCTTTCCGATTGATTCACCGGCGATGATTTTCGCCCGCGAACTGTGCGCACAGTATTTTCCCGGCCCGGTAGAAGTGGAAATTGCTAGCGCGCCCGACGATCCGGAATCGAAATGGTACACATTTATCGTTCGTGGCCAGGGATCGACTAGAGAAGTGGTCGACAAAGAGGCAGAAGTGTTCAAGGAACTTGATAGACAATATCCAGTGGAAGCCATGG contains:
- a CDS encoding prenyltransferase/squalene oxidase repeat-containing protein, yielding MDFNRLQAAYETARADLLAARGPHGHWEGRLASSSLSTATAISALAIVARETNDAELQPLIDAGVKYLARQQNEDGGFGDTDKSHSNIATTYLVIAAVHLAQREAEFAELLSRAWKYIESKGGISGLKKRYGIDKTFVVPIMTNLALAGLCDWKEISPLPFELACIPQSWYRFAQMPVVSYAIPALVAIGQAHYFHRQPWNPYSRFVRGWCVEPSLRVLLKMQPQSGGYLEATPLTSFVVMSLAATGRAKHAVTQAGVRFIKDSLREDGSWPIDTNLATWVTSLSINALGEEGVKDIDERCWDWLLSCQHKQRHPFTGADPGGWGWTDLSGAVPDADDTPGALLAIKLRKVDTDLEPRDRSKPPAANEGTQWLLRLQNRDGGWPTFCRGWGKLPFDRSGTDLTAHAIRALTAWEWPIYVAKPIARGFEFLARKQNPDGSWSPLWFGNQDHPEEDNPIYGTAKVLLAYRDTARMSDPAALRGLEWLARQQNADGSYGGSVEETALALEGLLACPDRSQHAAAVNRGLEWLIERVERGEHHLSSPIGFYFAKLWYYEALYPLIFTVSTLRQALQQKRA
- a CDS encoding polyprenyl synthetase family protein translates to MPPELAAPRRSKRRQTSHLKLVPESKELREHLQKECVALAATLDKANPMTIDQMEVIARKLLADNNQPEGFLGWILVVLSSEFWRDQVAATDPARRLFLLPHCLKHAEGCPADYDEFGLECKTCGACSIADFRAEAEKMGYKVLVAEGSPIVLKIIVSGHVDAIVGVACLNVLEKAIDKILLAGIPCMAVPLLSSDCRNTSVDEDWVMDMIRVKPATPAQQTRTYVHLLRAAANLFKPDELEVLLPRLRGGKRLQSGDSAAALDPIAATEQIAHDFLAKGGKYSRPFITLAVHDALTGGHGTLANGAEHLAAVPLAIRRAAMSIEAFHKASLVHDDIEDEDAFRYGEETVHRRFGIPTAINVGDYLIGLGYRLVSKETATLGGNAVADILNCLADAHLRLSEGQGAELLWRDARDKRLKPIDALKIYALKTSPAFEAALYSGCRLAGPAEAYAEPMKQFARNLGVAFQILNDLNDWDGDNHNKLAAGGDTLGGRPTVLWALAIEGLNASKQEELLSLVTNSQLDGPARLARVRQLYNEAGAFEKAARLIDKHRERAEAIADEIQPEELRRLLYYLIDSVLDHSSAASAPPPVLQITPQINPQK
- the carB gene encoding carbamoyl-phosphate synthase large subunit, with the protein product MPKRTDLKKILLIGSGPIVIGQACEFDYSGTQACKALREEGYSVVLVNSNPATIMTDPEMADSTYIEPLTWEIVEKIIEKERPDAILPTLGGQTGLNLAMDLAKHGVLKKYNCEMIGARPDVIAKAEERELFKQAMHKIGLGVCKGETVKTVEHARKVLAEVGLPAIIRPSFTMGGSGSGIAYNREEFDRMVRNGLDLSPVTEVLVEESIIGWKEYEMEVVRDMDDNVVIICSIENFDPMGVHTGDSITVAPAQTLSDKEYQRMRDASIAVIREIGVETGGSNIQFAINPKNGRMIVIEMNPRVSRSSALASKATGFPIAKIAAKLAVGFRLHELANDITRKTLACFEPAIDYVVTKIPRFAFEKFPEADATLMTQMKSVGETMAIGRTFKESFQKALRGLEVGAFGFGCDSKDLWGTPHQPSNDDIRGKLAVPNADRVWHLRYAIKSGMSPAELYQITNIDPWFLDQLYAIVQMEDKLRAIGSVSNCDDATLREAKQFGFSDRQLATLWGVTEMDVRANRKGRNIIPTYKAVDTCAAEFEAYTPYFYSTYEQEDEVPAAKPDKKRIMILGGGPNRIGQGIEFDYCCCHASFALRELGIESVMVNSNPETVSTDYDTSDLLFFEPLTTEDVLNIFDRINPIGVIVQFGGQTPLNLSRALHNAGVPIIGTSVDTIEAAEDREKFAKILNELGLKQPANGIARNMNQARAEVVRIGFPCLVRPSFVLGGRAMEICYDHTQFERFVAEAFVVAQDKPVLIDRFLEDATEVDVDCICDGENVIISGIMEHIEEAGVHSGDSACAIPPYSLPGPVVQEIREATAAMARHLRVIGLMNVQFAVKKEEGKMAVYVLEVNPRASRTVPFVAKATGMPVAKVAAKVMTGVSLPDLGITREPIPAAVSVKESVFPFRKFAGVDIVLGPEMRSTGEVMGISERFSIAFAKGQLAAGTLLPTKGCIFVSVSARHKEAVVDLARRLSTLGHELVATEGTARRLQESGIPVTQVKKIAEGRPNLLDHLNDGQITLVINTPSGKGARTDEGRIRAAAVQLGVPCITTIQAAEAAVKAMEALRHESMEVQSLQDRFAAKKNESPALQPATV